The Rhododendron vialii isolate Sample 1 chromosome 6a, ASM3025357v1 genome includes a window with the following:
- the LOC131329384 gene encoding LOW QUALITY PROTEIN: pentatricopeptide repeat-containing protein At4g18520, chloroplastic-like (The sequence of the model RefSeq protein was modified relative to this genomic sequence to represent the inferred CDS: inserted 4 bases in 3 codons; deleted 4 bases in 3 codons; substituted 3 bases at 3 genomic stop codons), translating to MLSPTPSQITLVNPLSLHDIQLPLSSSTLKKVNFIKTENFGRIYPHNLHSFSSTPHFSIYLRASSSHNHPGATFFDNNSSSHKLVDSNFLASKLXKYYATKEIKKLHTIVIKCLESLVSFVDNNLTSAYVRVGDLTDMRNVFDKMSQRNVVSWIAILTGYVRFGLEDEALWVFKEFVESQVWANSKTFXCVLNLCSRRLDHQLGQQIHAFVIEGNYXYSNLVVDSAVVCMYAQCGNLSAAFRVYFDKMPTHDVVSWTTMITACSQVGWGEKAFSLYSNMVLGGFAPNEYTICSVVXACGDEEALKYGRQLHEVIVKKMFKNDVFVGTSLVDMYAKCGEIADSRKVFDGMRKRNIVTWTFIIAGYARNGLGEEAISTFMVMKRCNIYANDLMMVSIVXGRGLVGDLWLGPEVHAQLVKSFFHSNIYIGRTLVWLYCKCRVDYSTASKVLREMPFKDVVSWTTMISGSVSLGHETEAIEFLEEMPRECSQPNPFTYSFALKACGRQQNIRHGRLIHSYVNRTPACSNVYVGHTLVFIYAECASIAEAIRVFDSVLEQNLVXAYTKNEFCQKALKLICQMQAQGIEVDTFLLPKVLSACGDVDWNINSLPEHFLQST from the exons ATGCTCTCACCAACACCATCTCAAATCACTCTGGTCAACCCACTTTCTCTTCATGATATTCAACTACCCCTGTCATCATCAACACTGAAAAAAGTAAACTTCATAAAGACAGAGAATTTTGGCAGAATTTACCCCCACAATCTTCATTCTTTTTCATCAACCCcccatttttcaatttatttgcgTGCATCAAGCTCCCACAACCACCCAGGTGCCACTTTCTTTGATAATAATTCATCGAGCCATAAGTTGGTGGACTCGAATTTCCTTGCTTCTAAGCTTTAGAAGTATTATgcaacaaaagaaattaaaaagttgCATACGATTGTTATTAAGTGTTTGGAGAGCCTAGTCAGCTTTGTTGACAATAACTTGACTAGTGCTTATGTGAGAGTGGGTGACTTAACTGACATGCGCaatgtgtttgataaaatgtcgCAACGAAATGTTGTATCTTGGATTGCTATTCTTACTGGGTATGTAAGGTTTGGGTTAGAAGATGAAGCCTTATGGGTGTTCAAGGAATTTGTTGAGAGTCAAGTCTGGGCGAATTCGAAGACTTT TTGTGTGTTAAATCTATGCAGTAGGAGATTAGATCATCAACTTGGGCAACAAATTCATGCATTTGTAATTGAAGGTAACTACTGA TACAGTAATTTAGTTGTAGATAGTGCCGTGGTTTGTATGTACGCGCAATGCGGCAACCTATCTGCTGCATTTCGCGTATAT TTTGACAAGATGCCAACTCATGATGTGGTTAGTTGGACAACAATGATCACAGCTTGCTCACAAGTTGGGTGGGGAGAGAAGGCTTTTTCATTGTACTCGAATATGGTATTAGGAGGATTTGCTCCTAATGAGTACACGATTTGTAGTGTGG ATGCTTGCGGAGATGAAGAGGCGTTGAAATATGGGAGACAGTTACACGAGGTCATAGTTAAGAAGATGTTTAAAAATGATGTGTTTGTAGGGACTTCATTAGTGGACATGTATGCAAAATGTGGTGAGATTGCAGATTCTAGGAAGGTGTTTGATGGAATGAGGAAGAGAAATATAGTTACATGGACTTTCATTATAGCAGGGTATGCTCGGAATGGGCTTGGTGAGGAGGCCATAAGTACCTTTATGGTAATGAAAAGGTGCAATATA TATGCTAACGACTTGATGATGGTAAGCATCGTCTAGGGACGTGGCTTGGTTGGAGATCTATGGTTAGGGCCG GAAGTTCATGCGCAATTAGTCAAGAGTTTTTTTCACAGCAATATATACATAGGACGCACTCTTGTGTGGCTCTATTGCAAATGCAGGGT GGACTACTCTACCGCATCCAAGGTACTTAGAGAAATGCCTTTTAAAGATGTTGTGTCGTGGACTACGATGATTTCTGGTTCTGTTAGTCTTGGACATGAGACCGAGGCTATTGAATTCTTAGAAGAGATGCCAAGGGAATGTAGCCAGCCAAACCCTTTCACGTATTCATTTGCTTTGAAAGCTTGTGGCAGACAACAAAATATACGGCATGGGAGATTGATTCACTCCTATGTAAACAGGACACCAGCCTGCTCTAATGTGTATGTGGGCCATACATTAGTTTTTATCTATGCGGAATGTGCGTCAATTGCAGAGGCAATCCGAGTTTTCGATAGCGTGCTGGAGCAGAATTTGG GTGCTTACACAAAGAATGAGTTCTGCCAAAAGGCTTTGAAGCTCATCTGTCAAATGCAAGCACAAGGCATAGAGGTGGATACCTTCTTACTTCCCAAAGTTCTTAGTGCATGTGGAGATGTTGACTGGAATATAAATAGTTTACCGGAACATTTCTTGCAGTCAACTTGA
- the LOC131329258 gene encoding uncharacterized protein At4g37920, whose translation MELASSTLIRGFRCFPARFHTATSGQHQRLPSLQHKFTGYNFASNQVRLQWPSLGAVGADTTAVHNFCTEERVPPFDASDSTSENGEQTKNSEERDANDHIKAWDDDKMTRVCDKLIDVFMVDMPNPAEWRKLLAFSRDWIDICPHFFKRCQDRAESEDDPGMKHKLSRLRRKLKEVDEDVQRHNELIELVKGAPSEIGAIVSRRRKDFTSEFFVHFYALASSYYENPTEQNDLVRLGDMCLAAVENYDEASESIEALNTAELTLKDILNSPVDVACQKIDQLAQKNQFDSELGLMMAKAWSTAQESTIGHDEAKDMMYHLYMDALESNQRRTPPVLRILQYLLAVKDPDELLCALNDAFTPEVEIEGEGSDPLYTTPEELHTLMKTLIDVYHRGRGKIMRKAKGLLRPKTIKKMEELKMLVEEKFM comes from the exons ATGGAGCTGGCTTCATCGACGCTCATCAGGGGTTTCCGTTGTTTTCCAGCGAGATTTCACACCGCCACTTCTGGGCAACATCAAAGGCTACCATCTCTCCAACACAAATTCACAG GTTATAACTTCGCAAGTAATCAAGTTAGGCTGCAGTGGCCTTCTCTTGGAGCTGTAGGCGCTGATACGACTGCAGTACATAATTTTTGTACAGAAGAACGGGTGCCACCTTTTGATGCATCAGATTCCACATCTGAAAATGGAGAGCAGACAAAGAATAGTGAGGAGAGGGATGCGAATGATCACATCAAGGCCTGGGATGATGATAAAATGACTCGAGTTTGTGACAAGCTAATTGATGTTTTTATGGTTGACATGCCCAATCCCGCAGAATGGAGAAAGTTACTAGCATTTTCCAGGGACTGGATTGATATCTGTCCTCACTTCTTCAAGCGTTGCCAGGACCGAGCAGAGAGTGAGGATGATCCTGGGATGAAACATAAGTTATCGCGGCTTCGAAGGAAGCTGAAAGAG GTTGATGAAGATGTCCAAAGACATAATGAACTAATCGAATTGGTCAAGGGGGCACCATCTGAGATTGGAGCGATTGTTTCCAGGCGTCGTAAAGATTTTACTAGTGAATTCTTCGTTCATTTTTATGCTTTAGCAAGTTCCTATTATGAAAATCCAACTGAACAAAATG ATTTGGTAAGACTTGGAGACATGTGCTTGGCTGCGGTAGAAAATTATGATGAGGCATCTGAGAGTATTGAGGCTCTGAATACTGCAGAGTTGACACTTAAAGACATTCTCAATTCTCCTGTAGATGTTGCGTGCCAAAAAATAGACCAATTAGCTcagaaaaatcaatttgattcaGAGTTGGGCCTTATGATGGCAAAAGCTTGGTCAACTGCCCAGGAATCAACCATCGGACATGACGAG GCCAAAGACATGATGTATCATCTATACATGGACGCACTAGAAAGCAATCAGAGGCGGACTCCCCCGGTGCTTAGGATACTTCAGTATCTTCTTGCGGTTAAGGATCCTGATGAGCTATTGTGTGCTCTAAATGATGCGTTCACCCCAGAAGTTGAAATTGAAGGAGAGGGGTCAGACCCCCTGTACAC GACACCAGAGGAGTTGCACACCTTGATGAAGACTCTGATAGATGTATATCACAGAGGAAGGGGTAAAATTATGCGGAAAGCTAAGGGCTTGTTGAGACCAAAGACCATAAAAAAGATGGAAGAGTTGAAGATGTTAGTTGAGGAGAAATTTATGTAG